A DNA window from Setaria viridis chromosome 2, Setaria_viridis_v4.0, whole genome shotgun sequence contains the following coding sequences:
- the LOC117843914 gene encoding disease resistance protein RPM1: MAEAVLNAISKIGTVLGDEVINFIIEEASKKITNLRELPKNIKHVDRELSMMNNVIQDLDTTNLSSNVVKGWTAELRKLAFHVEDVMDKYAYHAFQVQEEGSLKRFFKGAHNAKVFSEIADEVVYIKGEIEQVKKLQKDYFPAVQAVPAGPAVIVRRGSRGCLPELIQDDDLVGITFNQQKLIGWIHRDDPNLRLITVSGMGGLGKTTLVMNVFEREKTKFPVHAWVTVSQTYTIDGLLRDLLRKIGYKDSMEKMDNHELRDKLKSHLGTRKCLVVLDDVWNKEVYHQMEDTFNSLQASRIIITTRRYDVASLASSEHHLQIQPLESSDAFNLFCRRAFNNTAERKCPPELEDVAASIVDRCKGLPLAIISMGSLMSSKKPTKHAWNQVYNQFRSELAKPDNVQAILKLSYNDLPGNLRNCFLYCSLFPEDYIMSRESLVRQWVAEGFAVTNENNTPEDVAELNLVDLITRNMLQVKDYDELGRVDTCVMHDIVRDLALSIAKDERFGSANDQRSVIQMNQEVRRLSLCGWNDSDVRAVRFPHLRTLFSLDGVTSTPHMLDSVFSKSSYLTVLELQDSEITEVPASIGNLFNLRYVGLRRTKVKSLPECIEKLSNLQTLDIKQTNIEKLPRGIVKMKNLRHLLADRVVDEKQKDFQYFAGVQAPKDLSNLVELQTLETLEATNELADQLENLKKLQSVWIGKVSAMHSAKLFATLSKLPLLSSLLLNASDENQTLQLEALNPQSKQLHRLIIRGHWADGTLQCPIFHGHGKNLKYLALSWSGLQEDPLQLLAPHVPNLTYLGLNRVSSADTLVIPEGCFPRLKTLVLKNLSNVSLLTIGKDAIKNIEGLYVVALPKLDKVPKDIESLCSLKKLWLLYLHKDFKTQWDRDEMHQKMPYVLELRI; this comes from the coding sequence ATGGCAGAAGCAGTGCTAAATGCAATCTCAAAGATTGGCACTGTTTTAGGAGATGAAGTTATTAACTTCATCATAGAGGAAGCATCTAAAAAAATAACTAATCTTAGGGAACTGCCAAAAAATATTAAGCATGTTGACAGAGAATTGAGTATGATGAACAATGTAATACAAGATTTGGATACCACGAATCTCAGTAGCAATGTGGTTAAGGGGTGGACTGCAGAGCTACGAAAGCTGGCCTTCCATGTTGAGGATGTAATGGACAAATATGCATATCATGCTTTTCAGGTGCAGGAAGAAGGATCACTGAAGAGATTCTTCAAAGGCGCACATAATGCCAAAGTATTTAGTGAGATTGCTGATGAGGTAGTTTACATAAAGGGTGAGATTGAGCAAGTAAAAAAACTGCAGAAGGACTATTTCCCTGCTGTCCAGGCTGTTCCAGCAGGTCCTGCTGTAATTGTTCGGCGAGGATCTCGAGGCTGCTTGCCAGAGCTTATTCAAGATGATGATCTTGTGGGGATTACATTCAATCAGCAAAAGTTGATTGGATGGATTCACCGTGATGACCCAAACCTCAGACTGATAACAGTGTCGGGtatgggtggattggggaaaaccACTCTGGTTATGAATGTTTTTGAGCGTGAGAAAACCAAATTCCCTGTTCATGCATGGGTCACGGTGTCACAGACCTACACAATAGATGGCTTGCTGAGAGATCTACTCAGAAAGATCGGGTACAAAGATAGTATGGAAAAAATGGATAACCACGAGTTGAGAGATAAACTGAAAAGTCACCTAGGTACCAGAAAATGTTTGGTTGTGTTGGATGATGTTTGGAATAAGGAAGTGTATCATCAAATGGAAGACACTTTCAATAGTCTCCAAGCAAGCCGTATCATCATCACAACACGGAGATATGATGTTGCATCTCTTGCATCTTCAGAACACCATCTTCAGATACAGCCTTTGGAAAGCTCTGATGCATTCAACCTCTTTTGCAGAAGGGCCTTTAATAACACAGCAGAGCGGAAGTGCCCCCCAGAGCTCGAGGATGTGGCTGCTTCTATAGTAGATAGGTGTAAGGGCCTGCCATTGGCAATTATATCTATGGGCAGCCTCATGTCCTCAAAGAAACCAACAAAGCATGCCTGGAATCAAGTGTACAATCAGTTCCGGAGCGAGCTAGCTAAACCAGACAATGTCCAGGCAATTTTGAAGCTAAGCTACAATGACTTACCAGGGAACCTCAGAAACTGTTTCCTATACTGCAGCCTTTTTCCTGAAGATTACATCATGTCAAGAGAGAGCCTTGTCAGGCAGTGGGTTGCTGAAGGATTTGCTGTGACCAATGAAAACAACACACCGGAGGATGTGGCTGAACTAAATCTTGTGGATCTCATTACAAGGAACATGCTGCAAGTTAAGGATTATGATGAGCTTGGCAGGGTGGACACATGTGTGATGCATGACATTGTGCGTGACCTAGCTCTTTCAATTGCTAAAGACGAGAGGTTTGGCTCTGCAAATGATCAACGTTCAGTGATACAGATGAACCAAGAAGTACGTCGCCTGTCATTGTGTGGATGGAACGACAGTGATGTACGTGCAGTGAGATTCCCGCACCTTCGCACTCTGTTTTCACTTGATGGTGTAACATCCACTCCTCACATGCTGGACTCAGTCTTCTCTAAATCAAGCTACCTTACTGTTCTGGAGTTGCAAGATTCTGAAATAACTGAAGTGCCAGCATCTATAGGGAATCTGTTTAATCTACGTTATGTTGGCTTGCGGCGTACTAAAGTTAAGTCACTCCCAGAATGTATTGAGAAGCTATCCAACCTACAGACACTGGACATCAAGCAAACAAATATAGAGAAGCTACCTCGAGGCATCGTTAAGATGAAGAACCTGAGGCATTTGTTAGCTGACAGAGTTGTAGATGAGAAGCAAAAAGATTTCCAGTACTTTGCTGGGGTACAGGCACCAAAGGATCTCTCTAACTTGGTAGAACTTCAGACTCTCGAGACTCTGGAAGCTACAAATGAATTAGCAGACCAATTGGAAAACCTAAAAAAACTACAGAGCGTGTGGATTGGCAAAGTCAGTGCGATGCATTCTGCAAAGCTTTTCGCTACTCTATCCAAGCTGCCACTTCTTTCCAGCTTGCTACTCAATGCAAGTGATGAGAACCAGACACTTCAATTGGAAGCTCTCAATCCGCAGTCCAAACAGCTCCACAGGTTGATCATCCGAGGCCACTGGGCTGATGGGACACTGCAGTGCCCAATATTTCACGGCCATGGGAAAAATCTCAAGTATCTAGCTCTAAGCTGGTCTGGTCTTCAGGAAGACCCACTCCAATTGCTTGCGCCACACGTCCCAAACCTCACCTATCTGGGGTTAAACAGGGTAAGCAGTGCAGATACCTTGGTAATACCTGAAGGGTGCTTCCCACGACTGAAGACGCTCGTGCTTAAGAACCTTTCCAATGTCAGCCTATTGACTATTGGAAAGGATGctataaaaaatattgaagGTTTATATGTCGTGGCTCTGCCCAAGCTGGATAAAGTTCCTAAAGACATCGAATCCCTCTGTTCTCTGAAGAAGCTGTGGTTGTTGTATCTTCATAAAGACTTCAAAACTCAGTGGGACAGAGATGAAATGCACCAGAAGATGCCATACGTTTTAGAGCTTCGTATCTAA